One Actinosynnema pretiosum DNA segment encodes these proteins:
- a CDS encoding DUF6986 family protein has translation MPRTSLPADAVAAATARLEYFTPRWPEGRQPVHTCYVPADRVHPDVVTEWGAQALAALEGHAPSPEGLAELLGLEPALAADVHAGVRAKLAAEPVEDLRVDFEDGYGSRPDDEEDADAERTALLVRAWLDAGVAPGRFGVRIKSFDTPELVRRGVRTLDVFLTALGGPPPGFVITFPKVTSRRQVEVFGDVLDLFGVPLRFEVQVETTRSVVDASGLLALPGYLEAGRGRVSGLHFGTYDYTAGCGLGAAHQHLAHSACDFARHTMQLAAAGRGVELSDGSTNVLPVGDAVREGWRTHYRLVRRSLAHGFHQGWDLHPAQLVTRYAAVHAYHREGLAASAARLRAYAERVAGAVLDEPATAQALSETFVRALDCGALTPEEVNDVTGLGVSELRNLARRGR, from the coding sequence GTGCCGCGCACGTCGCTGCCCGCCGACGCCGTGGCCGCGGCCACCGCGCGGCTGGAGTACTTCACGCCGCGCTGGCCGGAGGGGCGTCAGCCGGTGCACACCTGCTACGTCCCGGCCGACCGCGTTCACCCGGACGTGGTGACGGAGTGGGGTGCGCAAGCGCTTGCCGCTCTGGAGGGTCACGCGCCCTCGCCCGAAGGGCTGGCCGAGCTGCTGGGCCTGGAGCCCGCGCTCGCCGCCGACGTGCACGCCGGGGTGCGGGCCAAGCTGGCCGCCGAACCCGTCGAGGACCTGCGCGTCGACTTCGAGGACGGCTACGGCTCGCGCCCCGACGACGAGGAGGACGCCGACGCCGAGCGGACCGCGCTGCTGGTGCGGGCGTGGCTGGACGCCGGGGTCGCGCCCGGCCGGTTCGGGGTGCGGATCAAGTCCTTCGACACCCCCGAGCTGGTGCGGCGCGGCGTGCGCACGCTGGACGTGTTCCTCACCGCCCTCGGCGGGCCGCCGCCCGGCTTCGTGATCACCTTCCCGAAGGTGACCTCGCGGCGGCAGGTCGAGGTGTTCGGGGACGTGCTCGACCTGTTCGGCGTCCCGCTGCGGTTCGAGGTCCAGGTCGAGACCACCCGGTCCGTGGTCGACGCGTCCGGGCTGCTGGCGCTGCCCGGCTACCTGGAGGCCGGTCGCGGGCGGGTCAGCGGGCTGCACTTCGGCACCTACGACTACACCGCCGGGTGCGGGCTCGGGGCCGCCCACCAGCACCTCGCGCACTCGGCCTGCGACTTCGCCCGGCACACCATGCAGCTCGCGGCGGCCGGGCGCGGGGTCGAGCTGTCCGACGGCTCCACCAACGTGCTCCCGGTCGGCGACGCGGTCCGCGAGGGCTGGCGCACGCACTACCGGCTGGTGCGGCGCTCGCTCGCACACGGCTTCCACCAGGGCTGGGACCTGCACCCGGCGCAGCTGGTCACCCGGTACGCGGCGGTGCACGCCTACCACCGCGAGGGGCTGGCGGCCTCGGCCGCGCGGCTGCGGGCCTACGCCGAACGGGTGGCCGGGGCGGTGCTGGACGAGCCCGCGACCGCGCAGGCGCTGTCGGAGACGTTCGTGCGTGCGCTCGACTGCGGCGCGTTGACCCCCGAAGAGGTCAACGATGTCACTGGTCTGGGCGTATCGGAGCTGCGGAACCTGGCCCGGCGTGGGCGATGA
- the allB gene encoding allantoinase AllB, producing the protein MDLVFRAKRVITPDGEIGADVGVADGRITAVVPHPDPTAPGRAGTDPLPTGPFRAGPFGAGPFGAGAAPTGPFPATPATTPAAALVREALRAGAELVELPDDEVLIPGLVDTHVHVNDPGRADWEGFPTATLAAAAGGVTSIVDMPLNSLPPTTTPAALDAKLDAARGRAHVDVGFWGGLLPGNGDQLAALVDRGVFGFKCFLAHSGVDEFPHVDVPQLRAALTRLPPDLPVVVHAEDPAHLAEPASGDYPGFLASRPHAAEQRAVADVIAAARDTGHRLHVLHVSSARAAADLAAAKRDGVPVTAETCPHYLTFTAEEIPEGATAFKCCPPIREAANRELLWAALRDGALDLVVSDHSPCTPDLKRGDFATAWGGVASLQLGLPAVWTQARRRGFALTDVVRWMSTAPADLAGLRHKGRIAPGADADLCAFAPDAAFVVDRAHLRHRNPVTAYHGLPLAGGVRRTWLRGRLITGDAPSGRFLTRGWGAA; encoded by the coding sequence ATGGACCTGGTCTTCCGCGCGAAGCGCGTGATCACGCCGGACGGCGAGATCGGCGCCGACGTCGGCGTGGCGGACGGCCGCATCACCGCCGTCGTCCCGCACCCGGACCCGACCGCTCCCGGCCGCGCGGGCACCGACCCGCTGCCCACCGGACCGTTCCGCGCAGGCCCGTTCGGGGCAGGCCCGTTCGGCGCAGGCGCAGCCCCCACCGGCCCGTTCCCCGCCACCCCGGCCACCACCCCCGCCGCCGCCCTCGTCCGCGAGGCCCTCCGCGCGGGAGCCGAGCTGGTCGAGCTGCCCGACGACGAGGTCCTCATCCCCGGCCTGGTCGACACCCACGTCCACGTCAACGACCCCGGCCGCGCCGACTGGGAGGGCTTCCCCACCGCCACGCTCGCCGCCGCCGCGGGCGGGGTCACCTCGATCGTCGACATGCCCCTCAACAGCCTCCCCCCGACCACCACCCCCGCCGCGCTCGACGCCAAGCTCGACGCCGCGCGCGGGCGCGCGCACGTCGACGTCGGCTTCTGGGGCGGCCTCCTGCCCGGCAACGGCGACCAGCTCGCCGCGCTCGTCGACCGGGGCGTCTTCGGGTTCAAGTGCTTCCTCGCGCACTCCGGCGTCGACGAGTTCCCGCACGTCGACGTCCCCCAGCTGCGCGCCGCGCTCACCCGCCTGCCGCCCGACCTGCCGGTGGTCGTCCACGCCGAGGACCCCGCCCACCTCGCCGAGCCCGCGAGCGGCGACTACCCCGGTTTCCTCGCCTCCCGCCCGCACGCCGCCGAGCAGCGCGCCGTCGCCGACGTCATCGCCGCCGCCCGCGACACCGGCCACCGCCTGCACGTCCTGCACGTCTCCAGCGCCCGCGCCGCCGCCGACCTCGCGGCGGCCAAGCGCGACGGCGTCCCCGTCACCGCCGAGACCTGCCCGCACTACCTCACCTTCACCGCCGAGGAGATCCCCGAGGGCGCCACCGCGTTCAAGTGCTGCCCGCCGATCCGCGAGGCCGCCAACCGCGAGCTGCTCTGGGCGGCCCTGCGCGACGGCGCGCTCGACCTCGTCGTCAGCGACCACTCGCCGTGCACCCCCGACCTCAAGCGCGGCGACTTCGCCACCGCCTGGGGCGGCGTCGCGAGCCTCCAGCTGGGCCTCCCGGCGGTGTGGACGCAGGCCCGCCGCCGGGGCTTCGCGCTGACCGACGTGGTCCGCTGGATGTCCACCGCCCCCGCCGACCTCGCCGGCCTGCGGCACAAGGGCCGCATCGCGCCCGGCGCGGACGCCGACCTGTGCGCGTTCGCCCCCGACGCCGCCTTCGTCGTGGACCGCGCCCACCTGCGCCACCGCAACCCGGTCACCGCCTACCACGGCCTGCCGCTGGCGGGCGGGGTGCGGCGGACCTGGCTGCGCGGG
- a CDS encoding 2-oxo-4-hydroxy-4-carboxy-5-ureidoimidazoline decarboxylase, with protein MTGADSGGIGWFDAGEPDLLRPLVLDCLAAPRWVDGVLAARPFGELERLVAAADVVLSDDEVRAAIAHHPRIGERGRGTSAAWSDREQSGVDGSLSERIAEANARYEARFGHVFLICATGLSGVDVLRAAEARMGNDPAHELRVVNRELCRIAAIRLRKLVHRE; from the coding sequence ATGACCGGTGCGGACAGCGGTGGGATCGGGTGGTTCGACGCGGGGGAGCCCGACCTGCTCCGCCCCCTGGTGCTCGACTGCCTCGCGGCGCCCCGGTGGGTGGACGGCGTGCTCGCCGCGCGGCCGTTCGGGGAGCTGGAGCGGCTGGTCGCCGCGGCCGACGTGGTGCTGTCCGACGACGAGGTCCGCGCCGCGATCGCGCACCACCCCCGCATCGGCGAGCGCGGGCGCGGGACGTCCGCCGCCTGGTCCGACCGGGAGCAGTCCGGGGTGGACGGCTCGCTCTCCGAGCGGATCGCCGAGGCCAACGCGCGCTACGAGGCCCGGTTCGGGCACGTCTTCCTGATCTGCGCCACCGGGTTGAGCGGGGTGGACGTGCTCCGCGCCGCGGAGGCCCGCATGGGGAACGACCCCGCCCACGAGCTCAGGGTCGTCAACCGCGAGCTGTGCCGGATCGCCGCCATCCGGCTGCGGAAGCTGGTCCACCGCGAGTGA
- a CDS encoding Imm1 family immunity protein, producing the protein MSVRAGLWSGLPDFDSAEHRYRVVACPADVDLLIEALGVPGCNDATLEHFGRDTDDEGECDHSVVLAVRGAWGYLHYVDPDFSGWPVGDERAPHVNEAYTDFPPGVGVPLEVLRALVLEFLETARRPDAVRWYTEADLFPSWRTRRSAIPD; encoded by the coding sequence ATGAGCGTACGAGCCGGGCTGTGGAGCGGGTTGCCGGACTTCGACAGCGCCGAGCACCGCTACCGGGTGGTGGCGTGCCCGGCGGACGTCGACCTGCTGATCGAGGCGCTGGGGGTTCCGGGGTGCAACGACGCGACCCTGGAGCACTTCGGCCGCGACACCGACGACGAGGGGGAGTGCGACCACAGCGTCGTGCTCGCCGTGCGCGGCGCGTGGGGGTACCTGCACTACGTCGACCCGGACTTCTCCGGGTGGCCGGTCGGGGACGAGCGGGCGCCGCACGTCAACGAGGCGTACACGGACTTCCCGCCCGGCGTCGGCGTGCCGCTGGAGGTGCTGCGGGCGCTGGTGCTGGAGTTCCTGGAGACGGCGCGCAGGCCGGACGCGGTGCGGTGGTACACCGAGGCCGACCTGTTCCCGTCGTGGCGGACGCGCAGGTCCGCGATCCCGGACTAG
- the pucL gene encoding factor-independent urate hydroxylase has protein sequence MGIVLGPNQYGKAEVRLVSVTRDGDTHSIKDLTVSTSLRGDLADTHLTGDNTKVLATDTQKNTAYAFAKLYGVHQVEDFALRLARHFVAGQAAITGARVLVDEHLWQRIEANGHSFTRSGGEIRTTAVTVDHDRAWVVSGLKDLVVLKTTGSEFHGFPRDEFTTLAETDDRVLATSVTARWRYSSDEVVDWAASYAEIRRVLLSTFADKHSLSLQQTLYAMAEAVLLARPEVAEVRLSMPNKHHVPVDLSPFGLDNRNEVFHAPESPYGLIEGSALREEAEGAGLAWYSIGEF, from the coding sequence ATGGGGATCGTCCTGGGGCCGAACCAGTACGGCAAGGCCGAGGTCCGGCTCGTGTCCGTCACCCGCGACGGTGACACCCACTCGATAAAGGACCTCACCGTCAGCACCTCGCTGCGCGGGGACCTCGCCGACACCCACCTGACCGGCGACAACACCAAGGTCCTCGCCACCGACACCCAGAAGAACACCGCCTACGCCTTCGCCAAGCTCTACGGCGTCCACCAGGTCGAGGACTTCGCCCTCCGCCTCGCGCGGCACTTCGTGGCCGGGCAGGCGGCGATCACCGGGGCGCGCGTGCTCGTCGACGAGCACCTCTGGCAGCGCATCGAGGCCAACGGGCACTCGTTCACCCGGTCGGGCGGGGAGATCCGGACCACCGCCGTGACCGTCGACCACGACCGGGCCTGGGTGGTGTCCGGGCTCAAGGACCTCGTGGTGCTCAAGACCACCGGCTCGGAGTTCCACGGGTTCCCGCGCGACGAGTTCACCACCCTCGCCGAGACCGACGACCGCGTGCTCGCCACCTCGGTCACCGCGCGCTGGCGCTACTCCTCGGACGAGGTCGTCGACTGGGCCGCGAGCTACGCGGAGATCCGCCGCGTGCTGCTGTCGACGTTCGCCGACAAGCACAGCCTCTCGCTCCAGCAGACCCTCTACGCCATGGCGGAGGCCGTCCTGCTGGCCCGCCCGGAGGTCGCCGAGGTGCGGCTGTCGATGCCCAACAAGCACCACGTCCCGGTGGACCTGTCCCCGTTCGGCCTGGACAACCGCAACGAGGTGTTCCACGCGCCCGAGAGCCCGTACGGGCTGATCGAGGGCTCGGCGCTGCGCGAGGAGGCCGAGGGCGCGGGCCTGGCGTGGTACTCGATCGGGGAGTTCTGA